A section of the Cydia splendana chromosome 1, ilCydSple1.2, whole genome shotgun sequence genome encodes:
- the LOC134792388 gene encoding gremlin-1-like, translating into MFAPNARCNMENFSKSHIWLAAAALLAACGGCTGAGVGGRRPFTPTDSILDIIDTEQVERILAARRRAEQATATSPSYVQRNELGEGTSDTMIVSMPDQEDSTELPPGVEFRKILKSSRNALVVTKKEYLKQDWCKTEPLVQKIRENGCLPATVINNFCYGQCNSFYIPKGPRRRDGSDDRPAPAFKSCSFCKPKKFTWITVTLKCPGQRSLYKRKRLQKIKQCKCLPVGVVN; encoded by the exons ATGTTCGCTCCTAACGCTCGATGCAAC ATGGAGAACTTCTCCAAATCTCACATTTGGCTCGCCGCCGCGGCACTGCTTGCGGCCTGCGGAGGGTGCACCGGCGCGGGCGTCGGCGGCAGGAGGCCGTTCACTCCCACCGACTCTATCCTTGACATTATAGACACCGAGCAGGTTGAGAGGATCCTCGCGGCGCGCCGTCGTGCCGAGCAGGCCACCGCCACCTCGCCTTCATATGTTCAGAGAAACGAGCTAGGGGAAGGCACTTCTGACACTATGATCGTTTCGATGCCAGATCAAGAGGACAGTACGGAATTGCCCCCGGGAGTTGAATTCCGTAAAATACTAAAATCTTCAAGAAATGCCCTCGTTGTTACAAAGAAAGAATACTTGAAGCAGGATTGGTGTAAAACGGAGCCTTTGGTGCAGAAAATTAGAGAAAACGGCTGTTTACCGGCGACCGTCATTAACAACTTTTGTTATGGACAGTGCAACTCATTTTACATTCCAAAAGGACCGCGCCGCCGAGACGGAAGCGACGACCGACCGGCGCCTGCCTTCAAGTCCTGTTCGTTCTGCAAGCCTAAGAAGTTTACTTGGATCACGGTCACACTTAAGTGTCCGGGGCAGAGGTCGCTTTACAAGCGTAAGCGGCTGCAGAAAATAAAACAGTGCAAGTGTTTACCGGTAGGAGTTGTGAATTGA